A section of the Castanea sativa cultivar Marrone di Chiusa Pesio chromosome 12, ASM4071231v1 genome encodes:
- the LOC142619101 gene encoding putative splicing factor 3A subunit 1, producing MLGALPILPLPAPPSDGNLGPLPPAQLTDDDEKPSSNESVPVPVSVASHTRTIGIIHPPPDIRTIVDKTSQFVAKNGPEFEKRIIANNAGNVKFNFLNSSDPYHAYYQHRLSEFRAQNLSPAQQPGDSALPVATESSAPSAPPTTTDGIEAAKADLSALFKPVRKVLDPPEAEQYTVRLPEGITGEELDIIKLTAQFVARNGKSFLTGLTSREINNPQFHFLKPTHSMFMFFTSLADAYSKVLMPPKGLTDKLKKSVADMTTVLERCVNRLEWERSQEQARQKAEDEKEQERIEMAMIDWHDFVVVESIDFVDDEDEDLPPPMTIEEVIRRSKVSAMEEDTDIVEPGKEVEMEMDEEEVQLVEEGMRATSLEENDDGKQNDMKVREEPEPPMRIVKNWKRPEDRIPAERDPTKFVVSPITGELIPNNEMSEHMRISLIDPKYKEQKERMFAKIRETTLAQDDEISRNIVGLARTRPDIFGTTEEEVSNAVKAEIEKKKDEQPKQVIWDGHTGSIGRTANQAMSQNIGEDQNDGSNNDGRNLPGPAAPPPRPGVPSIRPLPPPPALAMNLLRVNTVQYSAAPSGGLPVPMPRPPVMQMIPSVRPPPPPMTMTSGQQSLMVNRPPPMPPSMSMNAPSIPVPHPPGSQFTPMQVPRPYAPLPVTQPNMSMMPPPPLPQGMPPPPPPEEAPPPLPEEPEPKRQKLDDSLLIPEDQFLAQHPGPVRIAVSAPNVDEGNLKGQLLEITVQSLSETVGSLKEKIAGEIQLPANKQKLSGKPGFLKDNMSLAYYNVGAGETLTLSLRERGGRKR from the exons ATGTTAGGTGCTTTGCCAATTTTGCCCCTTCCTGCTCCACCCTCTGATGGAAATCTTGGGCCCTTACCGCCAGCTCAATTGactgatgatgatgaaaaaCCATCATCAAATGAGTCAGTTCCCGTGCCCGTGTCGGTGGCGTCGCACACGAGAACTATTGGTATAATACATCCTCCTCCGGATATCAGAACCATTGTTGACAAGACGTCACAGTTTGTTGCCAAGAATGGTCCTGAGTTTGAAAAGAGGATTATTGCTAACAATGCTGGCAAtgtgaagttcaattttttgaattctTCTGACCCTTACCATGCTTATTATCAACATCGTTTATCGGAATTTCGTGCTCAGAATCTGTCTCCGGCACAGCAGCCTGGTGATTCTGCTCTGCCTGTGGCTACTGAGTCATCAGCACCATCTGCTCCTCCTACTACTACCGATGGTATTGAGGCCGCGAAGGCTGATCTGTCTGCTTTGTTTAAACCTGTTCGTAAAGTTCTTGACCCCCCAGAAGCTGAGCAGTATACTGTCCGGCTTCCTGAAGGGATTACTGGGGAGGAATTGGATATAATTAAGCTCACAGCACAGTTTGTGGCTCGGAATGGGAAGTCGTTCTTGACGGGGTTGACTAGTAGGGAAATTAATAACCCCCAGTTTCACTTTTTGAAACCAACTCACAGTATGTTCATGTTTTTCACTTCACTTGCGGATGCGTATTCGAAAGTGTTGATGCCTCCAAAGGGTTTGACGGATAAGCTAAAGAAGAGTGTTGCTGACATGACAACCGTGCTTGAACGATGTGTGAATCGGCTTGAGTGGGAGCGTTCACAAGAGCAGGCAAGGCAGAAAGCTGAGGATGAAAAGGAGCAGGAAAGGATAGAGATGGCTATGATTGATTGGCATGATTTTGTTGTGGTTGAATCGATAGACTTTGtggatgatgaggatgaggactTACCCCCTCCAATGACCATTGAGGAGGTTATAAGGAGAAGTAAGGTGTCAGCTATGGAAGAAGATACTGATATTGTTGAGCCAGGAAAGGAGGTGGAAATGGAAATGGATGAGGAAGAAGTGCAGCTTGTTGAAGAGGGCATGAGGGCAACTAGTCTTGAAGAGAATGATGATGGAAAGCAAAATGATATGAAGGTAAGAGAAGAACCAGAACCACCAATGAGAATTGTGAAGAATTGGAAGAGACCAGAGGACAGGATACCTGCAGAAAGAGACCCAACAAAATTTGTTGTTTCTCCAATTACTGGTGAGCTAATCCCTAATAATGAGATGTCTGAACACATGAGGATTTCCCTCATCGATCCCAAGtacaaagaacaaaaagaaaggaTGTTTGCTAAGATTAGGGAGACCACACTTGCTCAGGATGATGAGATATCTAGGAACATTGTGGGACTTGCACGAACGCGTCCAGATATATTTGGTACCACAGAAGAAGAAGTCTCTAATGCTGTCAAGGCTGAgattgagaagaagaaagatgagCAACCAAAGCAAGTCATATGGGATGGTCACACTGGAAGCATTGGACGCACTGCTAACCAGGCCATGTCACAGAATATCGGAGAGGATCAAAATGATGGTTCTAATAATGATGGAAGAAACCTTCCTGGTCCTGCGGCTCCTCCTCCTAGACCTGGTGTGCCATCCATTCGTCCACTTCCTCCACCACCTGCACTAGCCATGAATCTTCTTCGTGTTAACACAGTACAGTATTCTGCTGCACCTAGTGGTGGGCTCCCTGTACCCATGCCCAGGCCACCAGTTATGCAAATGATTCCTTCAGTTCGACCACCTCCACCCCCAATGACAATGACTTCTGGACAGCAATCTCTTATGGTGAATCGACCACCCCCAATGCCGCCATCAATGTCTATGAATGCTCCTAGTATTCCTGTACCACATCCACCAGGTTCTCAGTTTACACCGATGCAAGTTCCCCGACCTTATGCTCCTCTTCCTGTAACCCAACCTAATATGTCTATGATGCCTCCACCGCCTTTGCCTCAAGGAATGCCTCCACCGCCACCACCCGAGGAAGCTCCTCCACCACTTCCTGAAGAACCGGAGCCAAAGAGGCAGAAGCTTGATGATTCTTTGCTTATTCCAGAAGACCAGTTTCTTGCACAGCATCCG GGGCCTGTCCGTATCGCTGTCTCTGCTCCCAATGTTGATGAAGGAAATCTTAAAGGGCAGCTTCTGGAGATTACAGTGCAGTCTTTATCTGAAACTGTTGGCAGCCTTAAGGAGAAAATTGCAGGGGAGATTCAGCTTCCTGCCAATAAACAGAAATTGAGTGGAAAACCTGGCTTTCTCAAGGACAATATGTCGCTGGCATATTATAATGTTGGAGCAGGAGAAACACTTACACTTTCTTTAAGAGAGCGTGGTGGTAGAAAAAGATGA
- the LOC142619178 gene encoding protein TORMOZ EMBRYO DEFECTIVE, giving the protein MASLTLKKNYRCVPSLEQFYTGGPFAVSSDGSFIACACDESIRIVDSSNASIRSTIDSDAEAHTALALSPDDKLLFSAGHSHQIRVWDLSTLNNVRSWKGHNSPVMAMACHVSGGLLATAGADGNVFVWDVDGGFCTHSFKGHKGVVSSIMFHPDPDKLLFFSGGADATVRVWDLLTKECLATFRKHESAVTSMAISEDGWILLTAGRDKVVNLWDLHDYCFKKTVLTYEVLEAVCTIRSGSPFASSLALFSQQSGKKASGSSEIHFITVGERGIVRIWNSERAVCLFEQKSSDITDSSDMDRGFTSAVMLPFDQGLLCVTADQQFLFYSPVEHPEEMFKLILSRRLVGYNEEIVDMKFLGEEEQFLAVATNLEQVRVYDLTAMSCSYVLAGHTETVLCLDTCVSSSGRTLIVTGSKDNNVRLWESESRCCVGVGVGHMGAVGAVAFSKKQKNFFVSGSSDRTLKVWSLDGLLDGVEQPLNLKAKAVVAAHDKDINCLAVAPNDSLVCSGSQDRTACIWRLPDLVSVVVLKGHKRGIWSVEFSPVEQCVITASGDKTIKIWSISDGSCLKTFEGHTSSVLRASFLTRGTQFVSCGADGLVKLWTVKTNECIATYDKHEDKVWALAIGKKTEMLATGGSDAVINLWYDCTSDDKEEAFRKEEEGVLKGQELENAVSDADYTKAIQIAFELRRPHKLFELFAELFRKREAENQMDKALNAIGKGEFRLLFEYVREWNTKPKLCHVAQFVLFRVFNILPPTEIIEIKGIGELLEGLIPYSHRHFSRIDRHVRSTFLLDYTLTGMSVIEPEIIAKEREEDESLMHSDVKDMDDMILTENFDSEQKQTSEEPKESSKKRKSKKSKESSSKKVKGVAYTKVDAISLQA; this is encoded by the exons atggctTCCCTAACCTTGAAGAAGAATTACCGGTGCGTGCCTTCGCTTGAACAATTCTATACAGGTGGGCCTTTCGCCGTCTCATCAGACGGCTCATTCATCGCCTGCGCCTGCGATGAATCGATCAGAATCGTCGATTCATCGAACGCGTCGATAAGGTCGACCATCGACAGCGACGCAGAGGCCCACACGGCCTTGGCGCTTAGCCCAGATGATAAATTGCTCTTCTCCGCCGGCCACAGTCATCAGATTAGAGTCTGGGATTTGTCCACCCTCAACAACGTCCGTTCTTGGAag GGACATAATAGTCCAGTGATGGCTATGGCTTGCCATGTTTCGGGGGGATTGCTTGCTACTGCAGGGGCTGATGGGAACGTCTTTGTTTGGGACGTCGATGGTGGCTTTTGCACTCACTCTTTCAAGGGTCATAAAGGGGTTGTTTCTAGTATTATGTTCCATCCTGATCCGGATAAATTACTG TTTTTCTCTGGAGGTGCTGATGCAACAGTACGAGTGTGGGATCTTTTGACCAAGGAATGTCTTGCAACTTTTAGAAAACATGAGTCAGCAGTAACTTCTATGGCTATATCTGAGGATGGATGGATCTTGCTCACCGCTGGAAGAGATAAG GTTGTAAACTTGTGGGATCTTCATGACTACTGTTTCAAAAAGACTGTGTTAACATATGAGGTACTTGAAGCTGTCTGTACAATTCGCTCTGGAAGCCCCTTTGCTTCAAGCCTGGCTTTATTCTCTCAGCAAAGTGGGAAGAAAGCAAGTGGTTCATCAGAAATTCATTTTATCACAGTTGGTGAACGTGGGATTGTAAGAATATGGAACTCTGAAAG gGCAGTTTGCTTATTTGAGCAAAAGTCATCGGATATTACTGACAGCTCAGACATGGATAGGGGCTTCACTTCTGCAGTAATGCTGCCTTTTGATCAAGGGTTGCTTTGTGTGACTGCTGATCAGCAGTTTCTTTTCTATTCCCCAGTAGAACACCCAGAAGAGATGTTTAAATTAATCCTAAGCAGAAGACTTGTAGGATACAATGAAGAGATTGTGGATATGAAATTTTTAGGTGAAGAGGAACAGTTTCTGGCGGTTGCCACAAATCTTGAACAG GTACGAGTGTATGACCTAACGGCCATGTCATGTTCTTATGTATTGGCTGGTCATACTGAAACTGTTCTATGCCTTGACACCTGTGTATCAAGTTCTGGAAGAACACTTATTGTAACAGGAAGTAAGGATAACAAT GTTAGACTGTGGGAATCAGAAAGCAGATGTTGTGTTGGAGTTGGTGTAGGTCATATGGGAGCTGTTGGAGCCGTAGCTTTCTCAAAGAAGCAGAAGAACTTCTTTGTTAGTGGTAGTAG TGATCGTACACTAAAAGTGTGGAGTTTGGATGGTCTCTTAGATGGGGTCGAACAACCACTTAATTTAAAAGCAAAGGCAGTTGTAGCAGCTCATGATAAGGATATTAATTGTCTAGCTGTTGCACCAAATGATAGCTTAGTTTGCAGTGGTTCTCAG GATCGCACTGCTTGCATTTGGAGGCTTCCAGATCTGGTATCTGTAGTTGTACTTAAAGGGCATAAAAGGGGAATTTGGTCGGTAGAGTTTTCTCCCGTTGAGCAATGTGTCATAACTGCATCTGGTGATAAAACGATAAAGATTTGGTCAATATCTGATGGTTCATGCTTGAAAACATTTGAAGGGCATACATCAAGTGTATTAAGAGCGTCCTTTCTTACTCGTGGGACCCAATTTGTTTCTTGTG GTGCTGATGGTCTGGTAAAGCTATGGACAGTGAAAACCAACGAGTGCATTGCTACATATGATAAGCACGAGGACAAG GTTTGGGCACTGGCTATTGGGAAGAAGACAGAAATGCTTGCTACTGGTGGCAGTGATGCTGTCATTAATTTGTGGTATGATTGTACTTCTGATGACAAAGAGGAGGCTTTCCGTAAAGAG GAGGAAGGGGTTCTGAAAGGTCAAGAATTGGAAAATGCTGTATCAGATGCTGACTACACTAAAGCAATCCAAATTGCATTTGAACTTCGCAGGCctcataaactttttgaattgtTTGCTGAACTTTTCAG GAAGAGAGAGGCTGAAAATCAGATGGATAAAGCTCTTAATGCCATTGGCAAGGGAGAGTTTCGTTTACTGTTTGAATATGTTCGAGAATGGAATACAAAGCCGAAGCTCTGTCATGTTGCACAATTTGTGCTTTTCAGAGTTTTCAATATCCTTCCTCCAACAGAGATAATTGAG ATAAAAGGCATAGGGGAACTCCTTGAAGGTCTCATACCATATTCTCACAGGCATTTTAGCAGGATAGACAGGCATGTAAGAAGCACATTTTTGTTGGACTACACTCTGACAGGAATGTCAGTTATTGAACCCGAAATTATTGCCAAGGAAAGGGAAGAAGACGAGTCTTTGATGCACTCTGATGTGAAGGATATGGATGACATGATTTtgacagaaaattttgattcagAGCAAAAACAGACTTCCGAAGAACCAAAGGAGTCTTCGAAGAAACGGAAATCAAAGAAATCTAAAGAGAGTTCAAGTAAGAAGGTTAAGGGTGTGGCATACACTAAGGTTGATGCCATTTCTTTACAGGCATGA